Proteins encoded by one window of Luteimonas yindakuii:
- a CDS encoding MalY/PatB family protein, whose protein sequence is MPAAPRTTVDFATRIDALTHDQLRASGGLKWNAFPDCIGAFVAEMDFGIAPPIDDALHAAIADGRIGYLSTPLTDALAEACAGWHAGQYDWAVDPAHIHPLPDVLTGLELALQHLLPAGAAVVLPTPNYMPFLPLLRLLGHRVIEVPMLDMNGNWRFDEDGLDDAFAQGGKLLILCNPHNPLGRVYTRDELVRLSAIVAHHDARVFSDEIHAPLVFAPHRHVPYASLGAQAAAQAITATSASKGWNLAGLKCAQLILTNHDDQARWRAMEPFGGHATSTLGVIANTVAYRDGGAWLSEALAYIAGNRALLGQRVRERMPGIACREPEGTYLAWLDCRALGPGPHAPPFRAAGVALTDGADCGRGGEGFVRMNFAMPRPLLEKALARMTRAIDLS, encoded by the coding sequence ATGCCCGCAGCACCGAGGACCACCGTGGACTTCGCCACCCGCATCGACGCCCTTACCCACGACCAGTTGCGTGCCTCGGGCGGACTCAAGTGGAACGCGTTTCCCGACTGCATCGGCGCATTCGTCGCCGAGATGGACTTCGGCATCGCGCCGCCGATCGATGACGCGTTGCATGCGGCGATTGCCGACGGCCGCATCGGGTACCTGTCGACACCGCTGACCGACGCGCTGGCCGAAGCCTGCGCCGGATGGCACGCCGGGCAGTACGACTGGGCGGTGGATCCTGCACATATCCATCCCTTGCCCGACGTACTCACCGGCCTGGAACTCGCGCTCCAGCACCTGCTTCCGGCCGGTGCGGCGGTCGTGCTGCCGACGCCGAATTACATGCCGTTCCTGCCGCTGCTGCGGCTGCTCGGACATCGCGTGATCGAAGTGCCGATGCTGGACATGAACGGCAACTGGCGCTTCGACGAGGACGGACTCGACGACGCGTTCGCGCAGGGTGGGAAGCTGCTGATCCTGTGCAACCCGCACAACCCGCTGGGGCGCGTGTACACGCGCGACGAGCTGGTGCGTCTGTCGGCGATCGTCGCCCACCACGACGCGCGGGTGTTCAGCGACGAGATCCATGCCCCGCTGGTATTCGCGCCACATCGGCATGTGCCGTATGCATCGCTGGGCGCGCAGGCGGCGGCACAGGCGATCACCGCGACATCGGCCTCCAAGGGCTGGAACCTGGCCGGGCTGAAATGCGCGCAGCTGATCCTCACCAACCACGATGACCAGGCGCGCTGGCGGGCGATGGAGCCATTCGGCGGCCATGCCACGTCGACGCTCGGGGTCATCGCCAATACGGTGGCCTACCGCGACGGCGGCGCGTGGCTGTCCGAAGCGCTCGCCTACATCGCCGGCAACCGGGCACTGCTGGGGCAGCGCGTACGCGAACGCATGCCCGGCATCGCCTGTCGCGAACCCGAAGGCACCTATCTCGCGTGGCTCGACTGTCGCGCCCTGGGTCCGGGCCCACACGCGCCACCCTTCCGGGCGGCCGGCGTGGCACTGACCGATGGCGCCGACTGCGGCCGGGGTGGCGAAGGCTTCGTGCGGATGAACTTCGCGATGCCACGCCCGTTGCTGGAAAAAGCACTGGCGCGGATGACGCGCGCGATCGACCTCAGCTGA
- the ribD gene encoding bifunctional diaminohydroxyphosphoribosylaminopyrimidine deaminase/5-amino-6-(5-phosphoribosylamino)uracil reductase RibD: MTTPAFTAIDHAMMARALRLAERGAYTTRPNPMVGCVVAHGDDVVGEGFHVRRGGPHAEVVALAAAGDRARGATAYVTLEPCAHTGSTPPCVDALLAAGVSRVVAAMRDPFPQVDGRGFGRLAAAGVDVASGLLEAQARQLNRGFLSRVERGRPWVRVKLAMSLDGRTAAADGDSKWISGEASRADVHRWRARAGAILTASGTVLADDPALTVRFDDDTPFVPPLRVVLDAGLATTHRGRVREGDAPTLYLHAPDARPPRDLDIARRAVAVQDGRLDLHAVMATLGELQINEVHVEAGASLCGGLLKAGLVDEIVLYVAPVLLGEEARPLFDGLDLHTMGERIGLETLETRQVGTDLRLILRPHLPGKA; the protein is encoded by the coding sequence ATGACCACCCCTGCGTTCACCGCAATCGACCACGCGATGATGGCGCGCGCGCTGCGCCTGGCCGAACGCGGCGCCTACACGACCCGGCCCAACCCGATGGTCGGTTGCGTGGTGGCGCATGGCGACGACGTGGTGGGCGAAGGCTTCCATGTCCGCCGCGGCGGGCCGCACGCCGAGGTCGTTGCGTTGGCCGCCGCCGGTGACCGCGCACGTGGCGCCACCGCATACGTGACGCTCGAGCCCTGCGCGCATACCGGCAGCACTCCGCCGTGCGTGGACGCGCTGCTCGCTGCTGGTGTGTCGAGAGTCGTCGCGGCGATGCGCGATCCGTTTCCGCAGGTCGACGGTCGCGGCTTCGGGCGCCTGGCGGCTGCCGGCGTGGACGTCGCATCGGGCCTGCTGGAGGCGCAGGCGCGCCAGCTCAACCGCGGCTTCCTGTCGCGCGTCGAGCGTGGGCGCCCGTGGGTCCGGGTGAAGCTCGCCATGAGCCTGGACGGGCGCACCGCAGCGGCCGATGGCGATTCGAAGTGGATCAGTGGCGAGGCCTCGCGCGCCGACGTGCATCGCTGGCGTGCGCGTGCCGGTGCGATCCTCACCGCCAGCGGCACCGTGCTTGCCGACGATCCGGCGCTGACCGTGCGCTTCGACGACGACACGCCCTTCGTGCCGCCATTGCGGGTGGTGCTCGATGCGGGGCTCGCCACCACCCACCGGGGCCGCGTCCGCGAAGGCGATGCGCCGACGCTCTACCTGCACGCGCCCGATGCGCGCCCGCCACGTGACCTCGATATCGCACGCAGGGCGGTGGCGGTGCAGGACGGCCGCCTTGACCTGCATGCGGTGATGGCGACCCTCGGCGAACTGCAGATCAACGAGGTGCATGTGGAAGCCGGTGCCTCGTTGTGCGGTGGCCTGCTCAAGGCCGGGCTGGTCGACGAGATCGTGCTGTATGTCGCGCCGGTACTGCTCGGCGAGGAGGCACGTCCGCTGTTCGACGGACTGGACCTGCACACCATGGGGGAACGCATCGGGCTGGAAACACTCGAGACCCGCCAGGTCGGCACCGACCTGCGGCTGATCCTGCGCCCACATTTACCCGGCAAGGCCTGA
- a CDS encoding APC family permease, with translation MPVQAGLLRAVGRWQIVGLSINDVVGSGIYLLPAIAFGLLGPFSVWAVLLAGLTVALLVLCYAKAASYFEQPGGSYLYAREAFGPFVGFQVGWTIWLTRISVAASLSNGLADAVARFWPAAGDGSGRVLVIAGSLLLLTAINIAGVRWAARAAMVLLVGKLLPLLLFVFIGLFHVDWGLAAGGPPVSLSGDGAAQAALLLLFAYAGFENLPTAAGEYRNPQRNVPFALVTMIALVTLLYAAVQLVAQGTLPGIAGSSTPLADAASAFGGEGLALVLTVGAALSILGTNNNTMLLGPRFLHALAADGYGPAALARVHPRFRTPMAAITVQCVLALALALSGSFVQLALLSMVTRLLAYISTAASVLVLRRRHGDLPDTLRLPGGPLIPLAALLLGVALLLGASTTNLLAVGVAILVGSVIYRFPRKA, from the coding sequence ATGCCGGTCCAGGCCGGCCTGCTGCGCGCGGTCGGGCGCTGGCAGATCGTCGGCCTGTCGATCAACGACGTGGTCGGCAGCGGCATCTACCTGCTGCCGGCGATCGCGTTCGGGTTGCTGGGACCCTTCAGCGTGTGGGCGGTGCTGCTGGCCGGGCTGACGGTCGCGCTGCTGGTGTTGTGCTACGCCAAGGCGGCGAGCTACTTCGAGCAACCCGGCGGCAGTTACCTCTATGCCCGCGAGGCATTCGGACCGTTCGTGGGCTTCCAGGTCGGCTGGACGATCTGGCTGACGCGGATCAGCGTGGCCGCGTCGCTGTCCAACGGTCTCGCCGATGCGGTCGCGCGGTTCTGGCCTGCAGCCGGCGACGGCAGCGGTCGCGTGCTGGTGATCGCCGGTTCGCTGTTGCTGCTGACCGCGATCAACATTGCCGGCGTGCGCTGGGCCGCGCGCGCGGCGATGGTGCTTCTGGTGGGCAAGCTGCTGCCGTTGCTGCTGTTCGTGTTCATCGGCCTGTTCCACGTCGACTGGGGGCTGGCCGCAGGTGGGCCGCCGGTGTCGCTGTCCGGCGACGGGGCCGCACAGGCGGCGTTGCTGCTGCTGTTCGCCTATGCCGGTTTCGAGAACCTGCCGACCGCGGCCGGCGAATACCGCAATCCGCAGCGCAACGTGCCGTTTGCACTCGTGACGATGATCGCGCTGGTGACGCTGCTGTACGCCGCGGTGCAGCTGGTGGCGCAGGGCACGCTTCCCGGCATCGCGGGTTCCTCGACGCCGCTGGCCGACGCGGCGTCCGCGTTCGGTGGCGAAGGCCTGGCGCTGGTGCTGACGGTCGGGGCTGCGCTGTCGATCCTCGGCACCAACAACAACACCATGCTGCTGGGCCCGCGCTTCCTGCATGCGCTCGCCGCCGACGGTTACGGCCCGGCGGCGCTGGCGCGCGTGCATCCGCGCTTCCGCACGCCGATGGCGGCGATCACCGTGCAATGCGTGCTCGCGCTGGCGCTGGCGCTGTCGGGCTCGTTCGTGCAGCTGGCCTTGCTGTCGATGGTCACGCGGCTGCTGGCCTACATCTCCACCGCCGCCAGCGTGCTGGTGTTGCGACGCCGGCATGGCGACCTGCCCGACACCCTGCGGCTGCCGGGCGGCCCGCTGATCCCGCTGGCGGCATTGCTGCTGGGCGTGGCGCTGCTGCTCGGCGCCAGCACCACCAACCTGCTGGCCGTGGGCGTGGCCATCCTCGTCGGCAGCGTGATCTACCGGTTTCCGCGCAAGGCGTAG
- a CDS encoding riboflavin synthase: MFTGIITGVGRIATRESRGGDLRLAIATGSLPFEAPQLGESIAVNGVCLTVVAFDAASFQADVSTETLGLTTLGSLPDGAPVNLERALRASDRLGGHLVSGHVDGLGRVASITDDARAQRWRFAAPPALLRYIAKKGSICVDGVSLTVNAVDADGFEVALVPHTVANTAFAATGVGAAVNLEVDLVARYVERLLADRDTAPSAS; encoded by the coding sequence ATGTTCACTGGAATCATTACTGGCGTCGGCCGGATCGCCACCCGCGAATCGCGCGGCGGCGACCTGCGCCTGGCCATCGCCACCGGCAGCCTGCCGTTCGAGGCGCCCCAGCTGGGCGAGAGCATCGCGGTCAACGGCGTGTGCCTGACCGTGGTCGCGTTCGATGCCGCCAGCTTCCAGGCCGATGTCTCCACCGAAACCCTGGGCCTGACCACGCTGGGCAGCCTGCCCGATGGCGCGCCGGTCAACCTCGAGCGTGCGCTGCGCGCCAGCGACCGTCTCGGCGGGCACCTGGTCAGTGGCCATGTCGATGGACTGGGGCGGGTGGCGTCGATCACCGATGACGCACGCGCCCAGCGCTGGCGCTTCGCAGCACCGCCGGCGCTGCTGCGTTACATCGCGAAGAAGGGCTCGATCTGCGTCGACGGCGTGAGCCTGACGGTCAACGCCGTCGATGCGGACGGCTTCGAGGTGGCACTGGTGCCGCATACCGTCGCCAATACCGCGTTCGCCGCCACCGGCGTCGGTGCTGCAGTGAACCTCGAGGTCGACCTCGTCGCGCGTTACGTCGAGCGGCTGCTGGCCGACCGCGATACCGCTCCCTCCGCTTCCTGA
- the nrdR gene encoding transcriptional regulator NrdR, translating into MHCPFCQHTDTRVIDSRVSEDGATIRRRRECEACGQRCSTLETIELKLPVIIKSDGRREQFDARKLRIGFDRALQKRPVSEERIEAAVRAVVHAVRMSGERELPSIQVGGFVMDELRTLDHVGYVRFASVYRSFQDVADFREELDRLEREQPAEAQLPLLAGDVVAFDKGGKGKGRKR; encoded by the coding sequence ATGCATTGCCCGTTCTGCCAGCACACGGACACCCGCGTGATCGACTCGCGCGTGTCCGAGGACGGCGCGACGATCCGTCGCCGCCGCGAGTGCGAGGCCTGCGGCCAGCGCTGCTCGACGCTGGAGACCATCGAGCTCAAGTTGCCGGTGATCATCAAGTCCGATGGCCGGCGCGAACAGTTCGACGCCAGGAAGCTGCGCATCGGCTTCGACCGTGCGTTGCAGAAGCGGCCGGTGTCGGAGGAGCGGATCGAGGCCGCGGTACGCGCGGTGGTGCATGCGGTGCGCATGAGCGGCGAACGCGAGCTGCCGTCGATCCAGGTCGGCGGCTTCGTGATGGACGAACTGCGCACGCTCGACCACGTCGGCTACGTGCGCTTCGCGTCGGTCTACCGCTCGTTCCAGGACGTCGCCGATTTCCGCGAGGAACTCGACCGTCTCGAACGCGAACAGCCGGCGGAGGCGCAACTGCCGCTGTTGGCCGGCGACGTGGTGGCCTTCGACAAGGGCGGCAAGGGCAAGGGCCGCAAGCGGTGA
- the nusB gene encoding transcription antitermination factor NusB: MSRPQRSGVDPVLRTRARRRALQAVYAWQVSGGEATAVIAQFAHEQANEVADLEYFEDLVRGVITHRRTLDEGLAPFLDRGIEEVDQIERAMLRIAGYELQHRIDVPYRVVIDEALKTVKRFGSEHGHTYVNGVLDRAAAEWRATEAQAPRG; the protein is encoded by the coding sequence ATGAGCCGCCCCCAGCGTTCCGGCGTCGACCCGGTGCTGCGCACGCGCGCGCGCCGTCGCGCCCTGCAGGCGGTGTACGCCTGGCAGGTGAGTGGCGGCGAGGCGACCGCGGTGATCGCGCAGTTCGCCCACGAACAGGCCAACGAAGTGGCCGACCTCGAGTACTTCGAGGACCTGGTGCGTGGCGTCATCACCCACCGGCGCACGCTCGACGAAGGCCTGGCGCCGTTCCTCGACCGCGGCATCGAGGAGGTCGACCAGATCGAGCGCGCGATGCTGCGCATCGCCGGCTATGAGCTGCAGCACCGCATCGACGTGCCCTACCGGGTGGTGATCGACGAGGCGCTGAAGACGGTCAAGCGTTTCGGTTCCGAGCACGGCCATACCTACGTCAACGGCGTGCTGGATCGTGCCGCCGCCGAGTGGCGCGCGACCGAGGCGCAGGCCCCGCGCGGCTGA
- the thiL gene encoding thiamine-phosphate kinase, whose translation MSAEFDLIARIRARAGGRADVVLGIGDDAAVLQPPPGHQLVVCTDTLNAGVHFPDDTAPADIGWKALAVNLSDLAAMGAVPAWCTLSLSLPDANAARADALLDGLLELATLHGVVLVGGDTTRGPLSLCVTAIGHVAPGHALRRDGAGAGDDLWVSGTLGDAAAALRGWSQGDAVPAALRARLDRPTPRVALGAALSGLASAAIDVSDGLLADLGHVLEASGIGAEVDVDALPASAALPDACPGLELRRALQASGGDDYELCFTAPPALREAVQAAAQGVGTMVTRIGRMVADRGLQCRTAGGEQWESARAGYEHFAG comes from the coding sequence ATGAGCGCCGAGTTCGACCTGATCGCGCGTATCCGCGCACGTGCCGGCGGCCGCGCCGATGTGGTGCTCGGCATCGGCGACGATGCCGCGGTGTTGCAGCCGCCACCCGGCCACCAGCTGGTGGTGTGCACCGACACACTCAACGCCGGCGTGCATTTTCCCGACGACACCGCACCCGCCGACATCGGCTGGAAGGCGCTGGCGGTGAACCTGTCCGACCTCGCGGCGATGGGCGCGGTGCCGGCGTGGTGCACGCTGTCGCTCTCGCTGCCGGATGCCAACGCCGCGCGTGCCGATGCCTTGCTCGACGGCCTGCTGGAACTGGCGACGCTGCATGGCGTGGTGCTGGTCGGGGGCGATACCACCCGCGGGCCGCTGTCGCTGTGCGTGACCGCGATCGGCCACGTCGCACCCGGGCATGCGTTGCGACGCGATGGCGCAGGGGCCGGCGACGATCTCTGGGTGAGCGGCACGCTTGGCGATGCGGCGGCCGCGCTGCGCGGCTGGTCGCAGGGCGACGCGGTGCCGGCGGCGTTGCGCGCGCGGCTGGACCGGCCAACGCCACGTGTCGCCCTGGGTGCCGCGTTGTCGGGGCTCGCCAGCGCCGCGATCGATGTGTCCGATGGCCTGCTGGCCGATCTCGGCCATGTGCTCGAGGCCAGTGGCATCGGTGCCGAAGTGGATGTGGACGCACTGCCGGCATCGGCCGCATTGCCTGATGCCTGCCCCGGGCTCGAGCTGCGCCGCGCGTTGCAGGCCAGCGGCGGCGACGACTACGAACTCTGTTTCACCGCGCCGCCTGCGCTGCGCGAGGCAGTGCAGGCCGCGGCGCAGGGCGTCGGGACCATGGTCACGCGGATCGGCCGGATGGTGGCCGATCGGGGACTGCAATGCCGCACCGCGGGCGGCGAGCAATGGGAAAGCGCACGCGCCGGCTACGAGCATTTCGCCGGCTAG
- a CDS encoding YraN family protein, which yields MSRTRGDAVELLAQALLRAHGLQDVARNAGYRVGELDLVMRDGGTLVFVEVRYRRSAGHGGGAESIDARKRLRLVRAAHVFLSRHPRWADAPCRFDVVEASGEPPRLQWIRDAFRADD from the coding sequence GTGAGCCGGACTCGTGGCGACGCCGTCGAGCTGCTCGCGCAGGCACTGTTGCGCGCGCACGGGCTGCAGGATGTCGCACGCAATGCCGGTTACAGGGTCGGCGAACTCGACCTGGTGATGCGCGACGGCGGCACGCTGGTATTCGTCGAAGTCCGTTACCGCCGCAGTGCAGGCCACGGCGGCGGTGCGGAGTCGATCGATGCACGCAAGCGCTTGCGGCTGGTGCGCGCAGCGCATGTGTTTCTCTCCCGCCATCCGCGCTGGGCCGATGCACCCTGCCGTTTCGACGTGGTCGAGGCCAGCGGCGAGCCGCCGCGGTTGCAGTGGATCCGCGACGCGTTCCGCGCCGACGACTGA
- the ribH gene encoding 6,7-dimethyl-8-ribityllumazine synthase, with protein sequence MSHYEGDLRPAQGARFAIIASRWNPRITDTLVAGARKVFADNGVPEDAVDVIRVPGAWEIPVAAARVASMRSHVALLALGCVIRGDTRHFEHVADYCAEALMQLQLEFGVPVTNGVLAVDDAEDAERRAGGSHGNKGEECALVAIEMSDLMEKLP encoded by the coding sequence ATGAGCCATTACGAGGGCGACCTGCGCCCCGCACAGGGCGCGCGTTTCGCCATCATCGCCAGCCGCTGGAACCCGCGCATCACCGACACCCTGGTGGCCGGCGCGCGCAAGGTGTTCGCCGACAACGGCGTGCCCGAAGACGCGGTCGACGTGATCCGCGTGCCCGGCGCCTGGGAGATCCCGGTTGCCGCCGCGCGTGTCGCGTCGATGCGCAGCCACGTGGCGCTGCTGGCGCTGGGTTGCGTGATCCGCGGCGATACCCGCCATTTCGAGCATGTCGCCGACTACTGCGCGGAAGCGCTGATGCAGCTGCAACTGGAGTTCGGCGTGCCGGTGACCAACGGCGTGCTGGCGGTGGACGATGCCGAGGATGCCGAGCGCCGCGCCGGTGGCAGCCATGGCAACAAGGGCGAGGAGTGCGCGCTGGTGGCGATCGAGATGAGTGACCTGATGGAGAAGCTGCCATGA
- the ribB gene encoding 3,4-dihydroxy-2-butanone-4-phosphate synthase produces the protein MSFAPIPELIEEIRAGRMVVIVDDEDRENEGDLVMAAELVKASDINFMVTHGRGLVCLSISQPRSRQLGLEPMVQSNTAQFATNFTVSIEAAEGVTTGISAADRAHTIRTAVRPDAKPSDLSRPGHIFPLIAQPGGVLTRAGHTEATADLAELAGLEPAGVLVEILNADGTMARRPELEVFAREHGLKIGSIADLIAYRLATEHTVERVDEREVETDAGAFRLVTYRDRIAHELHFALVRGTPSAERPALVRVHVENPLSDLLRWRREDFGVSSTDALRAIADAGEGVLVVLSSPRDSGALLSRVRSQPEVAPAGKEKDVGQWRRNGAGAQILADLGLRRLRVLGTPRRQVGLSGFGLEVVETVEPGALSTGAVTPAG, from the coding sequence ATGTCCTTCGCACCCATCCCCGAACTGATCGAAGAAATCCGCGCCGGCCGCATGGTCGTCATCGTCGACGACGAGGACCGCGAGAACGAGGGCGACCTCGTCATGGCCGCCGAGCTGGTCAAGGCCTCCGACATCAACTTCATGGTCACCCACGGCCGCGGCCTGGTGTGCCTGTCGATCTCGCAGCCGCGCAGCCGCCAGCTGGGCCTCGAGCCGATGGTCCAGTCCAACACCGCACAGTTCGCGACCAATTTCACCGTCAGCATCGAGGCCGCCGAGGGTGTCACCACCGGCATTTCCGCCGCTGACCGCGCGCACACCATCCGCACCGCGGTGCGGCCGGACGCCAAGCCCAGCGACCTCAGCCGGCCCGGCCACATCTTCCCGCTGATCGCCCAGCCCGGCGGCGTGCTCACCCGCGCCGGCCATACCGAGGCCACCGCCGACCTTGCCGAGCTCGCGGGCCTCGAGCCTGCCGGCGTGCTGGTGGAGATCCTCAACGCCGACGGCACCATGGCGCGGCGGCCTGAACTCGAGGTGTTCGCCCGCGAGCACGGGCTTAAGATCGGTTCGATCGCGGACCTGATCGCCTACCGCCTCGCCACCGAGCACACGGTCGAGCGTGTCGACGAGCGCGAGGTGGAGACCGATGCCGGAGCGTTCCGGCTGGTGACCTATCGCGACCGCATCGCCCACGAGCTGCACTTCGCGCTGGTGCGCGGTACGCCATCGGCGGAGCGTCCGGCGCTGGTGCGCGTGCACGTGGAAAACCCGCTGTCGGACCTGCTGCGCTGGCGCCGCGAGGATTTCGGCGTCTCCAGCACCGACGCGCTGCGTGCGATCGCCGATGCCGGCGAGGGCGTGCTGGTGGTGCTGTCGTCGCCGCGCGATTCCGGGGCGCTGCTGTCGCGCGTGCGCTCGCAGCCGGAGGTGGCGCCGGCGGGCAAGGAGAAGGACGTCGGCCAGTGGCGCCGCAATGGCGCCGGCGCGCAGATCCTCGCCGACCTCGGCCTGCGCCGGCTGCGCGTGCTGGGCACGCCGCGGCGGCAGGTCGGGCTGTCCGGGTTCGGACTGGAGGTGGTGGAAACCGTCGAGCCGGGCGCGCTGTCCACCGGTGCCGTGACCCCCGCGGGTTAA